A portion of the Desulfovibrio oxyclinae DSM 11498 genome contains these proteins:
- a CDS encoding ABC transporter permease, translating to MRIVRRTRPIRYKALVTALLAVGFALAAGALVFAGQGVNPLEAYAVMVSGALGSLNGLAEVAVKAVPLTLTGLSVAVAATMLLWNIGAEGQFVWGAIGAGWAALYLSPFLPTALVIPACLLCGALAGALWAMIPAALRVRYGVSEILTTLLLNYVAIIFMEHLYFGPWRDPMAFGFPGTPTFPEASWLPRLGKTRLHLGALVAVLAAAGLHLLLARTKWGYRIRVTGRSGQAARYAGMNTSRQTYAVMATAGALAGLAGMGEVCGIHYLIREGINPGYGYDGIIVACLAGLRPALVPVYAVVLGTFLIGADRLQSAMQLPSSIGLVLEGALLLGLLAAEAVTRFRIASGKGDDNV from the coding sequence ATGCGCATAGTCAGGCGTACGCGGCCCATCCGCTACAAGGCGCTCGTCACCGCCCTGCTGGCCGTCGGCTTCGCGCTGGCAGCCGGAGCGCTGGTGTTTGCAGGGCAGGGCGTGAACCCACTGGAAGCGTATGCCGTCATGGTCTCAGGCGCGCTCGGCAGCCTCAACGGGCTAGCCGAAGTCGCGGTGAAGGCCGTGCCGCTTACCCTGACGGGACTTTCCGTGGCCGTGGCCGCCACCATGCTGCTCTGGAACATCGGAGCCGAAGGACAGTTCGTCTGGGGGGCCATCGGCGCTGGCTGGGCAGCGCTCTACCTCTCGCCGTTTCTTCCCACTGCGCTGGTCATTCCGGCCTGCCTGCTCTGCGGGGCACTGGCCGGAGCACTCTGGGCCATGATCCCCGCGGCCTTGCGGGTTCGCTACGGGGTCAGCGAAATTCTGACCACGCTCCTGCTGAACTACGTGGCGATCATTTTCATGGAGCATCTCTATTTCGGCCCGTGGCGCGACCCCATGGCCTTCGGCTTTCCGGGCACGCCCACCTTCCCCGAAGCCTCCTGGCTGCCAAGGCTCGGCAAGACGCGTCTGCATCTCGGTGCGCTGGTGGCCGTGCTCGCGGCGGCTGGACTGCATCTGCTGCTGGCCAGGACCAAATGGGGCTATCGCATCCGGGTCACCGGGCGCAGCGGCCAGGCCGCCCGGTACGCCGGCATGAACACCTCGCGCCAGACGTATGCGGTCATGGCCACGGCGGGCGCGCTGGCCGGGCTTGCGGGCATGGGTGAGGTCTGCGGCATCCATTACCTCATCCGTGAGGGCATCAACCCCGGCTACGGCTATGACGGCATCATCGTGGCCTGCCTCGCCGGGCTGCGGCCCGCGCTGGTCCCGGTTTACGCAGTGGTGCTCGGCACCTTCCTCATCGGCGCGGACCGGCTGCAATCGGCCATGCAGCTCCCCTCCTCCATCGGACTGGTGCTCGAAGGCGCGCTTCTGCTTGGTCTTCTGGCGGCGGAAGCCGTGACGCGCTTCAGAATCGCCTCGGGCAAGGGGGACGACAATGTTTGA